The Streptomyces sp. HUAS CB01 genome has a segment encoding these proteins:
- a CDS encoding GNAT family N-acetyltransferase — protein MSDAVARILEAAARGEFPPPDGGTTIVPQPSGRDAGVLAFTAHSVVFTDEDPAWVREALTAAASDPLAASMNPGFLHALMTRTGRSMNTIDLLTVAAARPGEPELELREIADPDHPRVARALKFRDDVRVWAADGGVLVLGRGVAGRWEAAIEVDLAARGAGLGVRLAVAARHLVPGTHVWAQQSPGNARSVRTFQQAGYRPVGSEALLVAG, from the coding sequence ATGAGCGACGCGGTGGCACGGATCCTGGAGGCGGCGGCGCGGGGCGAGTTCCCGCCGCCGGACGGCGGCACCACGATCGTTCCCCAGCCCAGTGGCCGGGACGCCGGTGTGCTGGCCTTCACCGCGCACTCGGTGGTGTTCACGGACGAGGACCCGGCATGGGTGCGCGAGGCGCTGACCGCGGCCGCGAGCGACCCGCTCGCGGCGAGCATGAACCCCGGCTTCCTGCACGCGCTGATGACGAGGACAGGCCGCTCGATGAACACCATCGACCTGCTCACGGTCGCCGCCGCCCGGCCCGGCGAACCCGAACTGGAGCTGCGGGAGATCGCCGATCCGGACCATCCCCGGGTGGCACGGGCGCTGAAGTTCCGTGACGACGTGCGGGTGTGGGCCGCGGACGGCGGTGTGCTGGTCCTGGGCCGGGGCGTGGCCGGGCGGTGGGAGGCCGCGATCGAGGTCGACCTGGCGGCGCGCGGCGCCGGACTGGGGGTGCGACTCGCCGTCGCGGCACGCCATCTGGTGCCCGGCACGCACGTCTGGGCCCAGCAGTCGCCCGGGAACGCCCGCAGCGTACGGACGTTCCAGCAGGCGGGCTACCGGCCGGTGGGCTCGGAGGCCCTGCTCGTGGCCGGGTGA
- a CDS encoding EF-hand domain-containing protein produces the protein MADIESARKAFDRFDLNGDGLISAAEYKSAMAQLGDFHVTETVAEAVIRTKDGNGDGLLTFDEFWAALNQA, from the coding sequence GTGGCGGACATCGAGTCGGCACGCAAGGCCTTCGATCGATTCGACCTGAACGGCGACGGGCTGATCTCGGCCGCCGAGTACAAGAGCGCCATGGCGCAGCTGGGCGACTTCCACGTGACCGAGACGGTCGCCGAGGCCGTCATCAGGACCAAGGACGGCAACGGCGACGGTCTGCTGACCTTCGACGAGTTCTGGGCCGCGCTGAACCAGGCCTGA
- a CDS encoding L-serine ammonia-lyase, whose translation MAISVFDLFSIGIGPSSSHTVGPMRAAAMFARRLKNEGMLAHTAAIRAELYGSLGATGHGHGTPKAVLLGLEGSSPRTVDVETADEEVERIRSDKRIKLLGAHEIDFDFDEDLVLHRRKALPYHANGMTLWAYDAEGGTLLEKTYYSVGGGFVVDEDAVAGENPIVPDDTVLKYPFRTGDELLRLSRETGLSISSLMLENEKAWRTEDEIREGLLDIWRVMQACVSRGMSREGILPGGLKVRRRAATTARKLRSEGDPQALAMEWITLYAMAVNEENAAGGRVVTAPTNGAAGIIPAVLHYYMNFVPGADEEGVVRFLLAAGAIGMLFKENASISGAEVGCQGEVGSACSMAAGALAEVMGGSPEQVENAAEIGMEHNLGLTCDPVGGLVQIPCIERNGMAAVKAVTAARMALRGDGSHKVSLDKVIKTMKDTGADMSVKYKETARGGLAVNIIEC comes from the coding sequence GTGGCCATCTCGGTCTTCGACCTGTTCTCGATCGGCATCGGGCCGTCCAGCTCCCACACGGTCGGCCCCATGAGGGCGGCCGCCATGTTCGCCCGCCGGCTGAAGAACGAGGGCATGCTGGCCCACACCGCGGCGATACGCGCGGAGCTGTACGGCTCGCTGGGCGCGACCGGCCACGGCCACGGCACCCCCAAGGCGGTCCTGCTGGGCCTGGAGGGCAGCTCGCCCCGGACGGTCGACGTCGAGACCGCCGACGAGGAGGTCGAGCGGATCAGGAGCGACAAGCGGATCAAGCTCCTCGGGGCGCACGAGATCGACTTCGACTTCGACGAGGACCTCGTCCTGCACCGCCGCAAGGCGCTCCCGTACCACGCGAACGGCATGACCCTGTGGGCGTACGACGCCGAGGGCGGGACGCTGCTGGAGAAGACGTACTACTCGGTGGGCGGCGGCTTCGTCGTCGACGAGGACGCGGTGGCCGGCGAGAACCCGATCGTGCCGGACGACACCGTGCTGAAGTACCCGTTCCGCACGGGTGACGAGCTGCTGCGGCTCTCCCGCGAGACGGGGCTGTCGATCTCCTCGCTGATGCTGGAGAACGAGAAGGCCTGGCGCACCGAGGACGAGATCCGCGAGGGGCTGCTGGACATCTGGCGGGTCATGCAGGCCTGCGTCTCGCGCGGCATGTCCCGCGAGGGCATCCTCCCGGGCGGGCTGAAGGTCCGCCGCCGCGCCGCCACCACCGCGCGCAAGCTGCGCTCCGAGGGCGACCCGCAGGCGCTGGCGATGGAGTGGATCACGCTCTACGCGATGGCCGTGAACGAGGAGAACGCGGCAGGCGGCCGTGTCGTGACGGCCCCGACGAACGGCGCAGCGGGCATCATCCCGGCGGTCCTGCACTACTACATGAACTTCGTTCCCGGAGCCGACGAGGAGGGCGTGGTCCGCTTCCTGCTCGCGGCCGGCGCGATCGGCATGCTCTTCAAGGAGAACGCCTCGATCTCCGGCGCCGAGGTCGGCTGCCAGGGCGAGGTCGGCTCGGCCTGCTCGATGGCGGCGGGCGCGCTCGCCGAGGTGATGGGCGGCTCCCCGGAGCAGGTGGAGAACGCCGCGGAGATCGGCATGGAGCACAACCTGGGCCTCACCTGCGACCCGGTCGGCGGCCTCGTCCAGATCCCCTGCATCGAGCGCAACGGCATGGCCGCGGTGAAGGCCGTCACCGCCGCCCGTATGGCCCTGCGCGGCGACGGCAGCCACAAGGTCTCCCTCGACAAGGTCATCAAGACCATGAAGGACACCGGCGCGGACATGTCGGTCAAGTACAAGGAGACGGCGCGCGGCGGGCTCGCGGTGAACATCATCGAGTGCTGA
- the glyA gene encoding serine hydroxymethyltransferase → MSLLNTPLHELDPDVAAAVDAELHRQQSTLEMIASENFAPVAVMEAQGSVLTNKYAEGYPGRRYYGGCEHVDVVEQIAIDRIKELFGAEHANVQPHSGAQANAAAMFALLKPGDTIMGLNLAHGGHLTHGMKINFSGKLYNVVAYHVDDATGQVDMAEVERLAKESKPKLIVAGWSAYPRQLDFAAFRRIADEVGAYLMVDMAHFAGLVAAGLHPNPVPHAHVVTTTTHKTLGGPRGGVILSTAELAKKINSAVFPGQQGGPLEHVIAAKAVSFKVAASEEFKERQERTLEGAKIIAERLVQDDVKQVGVSVLSGGTDVHLVLVDLRHSELDGQQAEDRLHEVGITVNRNAIPNDPRPPMVTSGLRIGTPALATRGFRAEDFREVADVIAEVLKPSYDADALGARVSALAAKHPLYPGL, encoded by the coding sequence ATGTCGCTTCTCAACACCCCTCTCCACGAGCTCGACCCGGACGTCGCCGCCGCCGTCGACGCCGAGCTCCACCGTCAGCAGTCCACCCTGGAAATGATCGCGTCGGAGAACTTCGCTCCGGTCGCCGTCATGGAGGCGCAGGGCTCCGTCCTCACCAACAAGTACGCCGAGGGCTACCCCGGCCGCCGCTACTACGGCGGCTGTGAGCACGTCGATGTCGTCGAGCAGATCGCCATCGACCGCATCAAGGAGCTGTTCGGCGCCGAGCACGCGAACGTCCAGCCGCACTCGGGCGCCCAGGCGAACGCGGCGGCGATGTTCGCGCTGCTCAAGCCGGGCGACACGATCATGGGTCTGAACCTCGCCCACGGCGGGCACCTGACCCACGGCATGAAGATCAACTTCTCCGGCAAGCTCTACAACGTGGTCGCCTACCACGTGGACGACGCCACCGGCCAGGTCGACATGGCCGAGGTCGAGCGGCTCGCCAAGGAGTCCAAGCCGAAGCTGATCGTGGCCGGCTGGTCGGCGTACCCGCGTCAGCTGGACTTCGCCGCGTTCCGGCGGATCGCGGACGAGGTCGGCGCCTACCTGATGGTCGACATGGCGCACTTCGCGGGTCTCGTGGCCGCCGGGCTGCACCCGAACCCGGTGCCGCACGCCCATGTCGTGACCACGACCACCCACAAGACGCTGGGCGGTCCGCGCGGCGGCGTGATCCTGTCCACCGCCGAGCTCGCCAAGAAGATCAACTCCGCGGTGTTCCCGGGTCAGCAGGGCGGCCCGCTGGAGCACGTGATCGCCGCCAAGGCGGTCTCCTTCAAGGTCGCGGCCTCGGAGGAGTTCAAGGAGCGCCAGGAGCGCACCCTGGAGGGCGCGAAGATCATCGCCGAGCGCCTGGTGCAGGACGACGTCAAGCAGGTGGGCGTCTCCGTGCTGTCCGGCGGTACGGACGTGCACCTGGTGCTGGTGGACCTGCGGCACTCGGAGCTGGACGGTCAGCAGGCCGAGGACCGGCTCCACGAGGTCGGCATCACCGTCAACCGCAACGCGATCCCGAACGACCCCCGCCCGCCGATGGTCACCTCGGGTCTGCGGATCGGCACGCCGGCTCTCGCCACCCGCGGCTTCCGGGCCGAGGACTTCCGCGAGGTCGCCGACGTCATCGCCGAGGTGCTCAAGCCCTCGTACGATGCGGACGCCCTCGGGGCCCGCGTCTCGGCGCTCGCCGCGAAGCACCCCCTTTACCCTGGTCTGTAA